The sequence GAGTTTTAAGATGTAAGAGCAAGAACATTTTATTCTAAAAACTATTAAAAGGGGTGAGAAGTATGAAAAAGTTTTTAGGTATGTTTCTTTTGGTATTATTTGTAGTTTCTTCGTTTGCAGAAGTGGGTGTAACAGATGACAAGATTTTAGTTGGAACATTTCAAGCTATGTCAGGTCCAGTAGCAGGGATTGGTAGACCTATGGCACAAGGTATGCAGGCATATTTTAATTACATCAATGAAAACGGTGGAATCTATGGTAGAGAAATTGAATTAATAGTGGCAGACGATCAATTTAATCCAGCTAAAACCGTAGTTGAAGTTAGAAGAATGGTTGAACAAGATGGTGTTTTCGCAATAGTTGGTGGACTTGGAACACCAGGTATTTTAGCTGTACAGGATTATTTAAATAACAACAAAGTCCCATTTGTTTATCAAGGTGGAGGATCCATTGAGTTTAGCTTGCCTCCGAAAAAATATATTTTCCCAGTACAACCAAACTATATAGTTGAAGGAAATATTGTTATAAATTACTTGGTTGAACAGGGTCACGAGAGAATAGCAATAGTTTATAGAAATGCTGAGGATGGCCAAGAATTTAGTGAATCTGCTGTAGGGACATTAAAATCTTTAGGGATGGAACCAGTTGCAAACATAGCAGTTGATCCTTTTAAAAGCGATTTTACACCTGAAGTTACGAGATTGTTGTCTGCTA comes from Petrotoga sp. 9PW.55.5.1 and encodes:
- a CDS encoding ABC transporter substrate-binding protein; translated protein: MKKFLGMFLLVLFVVSSFAEVGVTDDKILVGTFQAMSGPVAGIGRPMAQGMQAYFNYINENGGIYGREIELIVADDQFNPAKTVVEVRRMVEQDGVFAIVGGLGTPGILAVQDYLNNNKVPFVYQGGGSIEFSLPPKKYIFPVQPNYIVEGNIVINYLVEQGHERIAIVYRNAEDGQEFSESAVGTLKSLGMEPVANIAVDPFKSDFTPEVTRLLSAKPDAVAVMLFLPQSVGFVRQAKQYGMTDQRYLLTYSNADETYLQLAGEAGDGVEVMAWVAVDFTNPQEPAIQIYQKYYNQIPNAYAIAGMIAAEVFVEGVKRAGPDLTREKLVEALETLDNWKGNYITLGDENHGLTYKPVSQGFDSRMGMTSMYVLKSVLTEYGLVWDFASNWMNYSVETLLDVL